The sequence below is a genomic window from Denitratisoma sp. DHT3.
CGGTTTTCATTGGGCGCGGGCTCCCGGGTCACGATATTCACGATCCCGCCCATGGCGAGGTTGCCCCACATGCTGGTGGCGCCACCGCCGCGAATCACCTCGATCCGCTCAACGGCATCCTTCGGCACCTGGGCCCAGTCCAGGGTGCGGAAATAGGGGTCATTGATCGGAATGCCATCGACCATCACGAGCGTATTCACGTTCGTAGTCGTACCGAATCCGCGAATGCTGAACACTTGGCCCGTGGGATGAATCTGGCCCGCAGGACGCTGGGATGCAAACACGCCGGGGATCTTGTTAACAATCTGATCCACACTGGTCTCCGGAAAAAGGCGGACTTCCTCTCTGGAGATGATCGTCGTACTCATGTCCATCTCTTGCAGATTGGATCCCCGCCCCGCCGTGACGGTGATGGCACCGAAATCGGCAATTTTGACTTTGGTACCTTCCGTCAACTCCTTTTCGGCCGAGTGGGCCGGAAAAGCGCAGGCGAGGGCGAGGACCATGGTGGTGGGGCGCAGCATTGTGTTCATCCTTGAAAAAAAAAAGTAGTTAACCACGGCGAACACGACGACACGGCCAGCGAGCACGGCGAAACCACGAAGACTTCCATCGTTTTGATGAATCACCCAATGGGTGAAATGGGATGAAGCGAGAAAGCCAGGAAATCGAGGGGCTCCGCCGCGTCGCCGTGTTCGCCGTGGTTCGAGCCGAGGTTTTAAGGGCAAAAAAATCCCGACAAAACATGCAATTACGGGGCGATGCGAATTTTACGAGGGGGTACCCGCCCGTTCCCTGCGACGTATCGCCGCAGCCTTGGGCGAGTCAGTTCGACGTCGCCCGGTTCAGGAACTGGCCCAGGGACAGGGCCGCGCCCAGCCAGCCGAGCGCGGCGGCCAGGACCAGCAGGGCCAGGGATTCCCAGCCATTGAGCAGGCGCAGCGTGAAATTCAGGCTGTAGAGCTGGGCCAGCTCCGCGATCGGGCCGCGCAGCGCCAGGGCGGCGCCCTGCACCATGGCCCAGGCCAGCAGCCCGCCGGCCAGGCCCTGGAGTACGCCGAACCAGTGGAAGGGACGGCGGATGAAGGCGTCGGTCGCCCCCAGGAGGCGGCTCACCTCGATCTCGGCGCGCTGGGTCAGCACCTGCAAGCGGATGGTGTTGAAGGTGATCGCCACCAGCCCCACCCCCAGCAGCAGCGTCAGCAGGGCCAGGCTGCCGCGGCCCAGGCGCAGCAGCGCGTCCAGCCGCCGCACCCAGGCCGAATCCAGCTGCACGTGCTCCACCCGCGGCAGCCTGGCCAGTTCACCGGCCAGGGTCTCCATCGCCGCCGGGCTGTCGTCGCGGGGCAGCACGGCGAACGCGTCGGGGAAGGGATTCTCGGGCAGCGCGTCGATCACGTCGCCCAGTCCCTCGGCCGAGCGCATCCGCTGGCGCGTCTGTTCCCGGGGCAGGTAGCGATACGAGCGCAGCGCGGGATGCGCCTTCAGCGCCGCCTCCACCGCGCCGACCGCGCGGGCGTCGGCGTCCAGCGCCAGGAACAGGGAGATCTGCGGCTGCGCGGCGGCGTTCCTCGCCAGCTGCGCCGCGTTGCCCAGCAGCATCTGGCCGCCGGCCGGCAGCGCCAGGGCGACGCCGATCGCCAGCATCGAAAGCAGGGTATTGAGCGGTGCCTGGGCCAGGCGCCGCAAGGCCAGGGCCAGGGCGTGGCGATGGTGGGCGAGCCAGGTTTTCATGCCGTCATCCTGCCGTGATCGAGCGCCAGGCGCCGGGCGCCGTGAGGCAGGAACAGGGCCTCGTCGTAGGTGGCCAGCAGCACGGTGACGCCGACCCGGTGGAATTCGAGGAAGATGTCGGCCACGGCGCGGGCGTTCTCCGGGTCCAGGTAGGCGGTGGGTTCGTCGGCCAGCAGCAGGCCGGGGCGCCCCACCACCGCGCGGGCGATCGCCAGGCGCTGCTGCTCGCCGCCGGACAGCGCGATGGGCAGCGCCTTTTCGCGCGCCAGCAACCCCACCTTGTCGAGCGCGGCGCGCACGCGCTTTTCCGCCTCGCGGCGGGGAAAGCCGGCGATGGTCAGGGGCAGCATCACGTTCTCGAAGGCGTTGCGGTCGAACAGCAGCTTCTGGTCCTGGAACACCAGGCCCAGGTTGCGCCGCAGATAGGGGATCGCGCTGCGACGCAGGGCGCCGACGTTCTGGCCATTGACCAGCACCGTGCCCGAGGTGGGCGCCTCGATCGCGGCGATCAGCTTCAGCAGGGTGCTCTTGCCCGCGCCGGAGTGGCCGCTGACGATCGCCAGCTCCCCCGGCTCGACCTGGAAACTGATCCCGGTCAGCGCGTCGATGCCGGGCGGGTAGCGCTTGCCGACCTGATCGAAGCGGATCATGCGCGCTCCTTCATGCGCTCCTCCATGCGCCCCTGGACCATCGGGATGCCGAACAGCCGGCACTCCAGCGGGCCGTTGAACAGCGGGATGCGGCGCGTCACCTTGAGCCGCACCAGCTTCGCCAGTTGCGGGTCGGCGGAGAGGAACCAGCAGTGCCAGCCGACGAAGTGCTGCTTCAGAGCGTTGCCCAGCAGGGGGTAGAACGCGGCCAGTTCGTCGTTGTCGCCCAGGCGCTCGCCGTAGGGCGGGTTGGTCACCAGCAGGCCGCTCGGTGCCGGCGCCGGGCGCTGGAGCAGATCGGCCTGCTCGACCGTGACCAGGTCGTCGAGCCCGGCATGCGCCAGGTTCTGGCAGGTGCGGGCCACCGCGTCGCGGGAAATGTCCGAACCCCAGATCGGCAGTCCGCCCGTCGACGTGGGCGCCGCCACGCGGCGCGCGGCCGCCTCGCCGCGCAGGCGGCGCCAGAGTTCGGCGTCGAAATCGAGGAAATGCTCGAAGCCGAACTCTCCCGGCCCGCGCGACAGGCCTGGCGCGTCGCCCAGGCTCATCTGGGCGGCTTCGATCAGGAACGTACCGCTGCCGCACATCGGGTCCAGCAGCGGGATGCCGGGCTTCCAGCCGGCCAGGCGCAGGATGCCGGCGGCGAGATTCTCCTTCAGCGGCGCGCCCACCTTGGCGATCTTGTGGCCGCGCAGGTAGAGCGGCTCGCCCGAGGTGTCGAGGTAGAGCGTGGCCTCGCGGTCGGTGAGGAACAGATGGATGCGGATCTCCGGCGCCCTGGTGTCGACGTTGGGGCGCTGCCCGGTCTCGGCGCGGAAGCGGTCGCAGACCGCGTCCTTGACCTTGAGGGTGATGTACTCCAGGCTGCGCAGCGGCGAGCGCTGCGCCGTGACGTAGACGCGGATGGTGCGCTCCGCCGCGAACAGCTGATGCCAGGGCACGCCGTGGGCGAGGCGATAGACGTCCTCCTCGTCCTGGTAGCCGCCCTGTGCCACCCGCCACAGCACCCGGGTGGCGATGCGGGACTCCAGGTTGGCGCGGTAGCAGGCCTCCCGGTCGCCGCGAAAGTGCACCCCGCCGGGCGCGGATACGATCTGTTTGCCGCCGGCGGCGGCCAGGTCCTCCGCCAACAGCGACTCCAGGCCGCGCGGACAGGGGGCGAAGAAATGCCAACCGCGCAGGAAGTCGCCGACGTCGCCAGTACCGGTATTGCCGCCGGCGCGCGGCGCCGCGTCGGCCCCGCGCACATGCCGGACCTTGGCGCCCGCCGCGGAGGGTGCGTGGGGTTTGCGGGAAGAGTTCAAAACGGTTTCACCACGGCCAGGATCACCACGGCGATCAGGGCCAGAACAGGGATTTCATTGAACACGCGGAACCAGACGTGGCTGCGGGCGCAGGCGCCGGCGCGGAACTCGGCGAGCAGCCGGCCGCACCAGAAATGGTAGGCCACCAGGCCCGCCACCAGCAGGGTCTTGAGGTGCAGCCAGGCGCCGGAGAAACCGAAGCCGAACCACAGCCACAAGCCCAGGCCCACCGCCAGCACGCCGATGGGCGTGACGAAGCGGTACAGCTTGCCCGCCATCAGCAGCAGCCGCTCCCGTTCCGCGCGGCTGTCGGCCGGCACCATGGCGAGGTTGACGAAGATTCGCGGCAGATAGAACAGGCCGGCGAACCAGCTCACCACGAAGACGATATGGAAGGATTTGAGCCAGAGCATGTCAGCGATTTTCCTTTGTCGTGATTTCCGCCAGCCCGGCCTCGACGGTGGGGTAGGCCAGGCGCAGGCCCAGTTCCCGCTTCATGCGCCGGTTGTCGAGGCGGCGCGACTCGGCCATGAAGGACAACTGCACCGCCGGCAGGCGCGCCTGCGCCTCCGCCCAGGAGACGCGCGGCAGGCGCGGCTGGCCGAAGGCGTCGCAGAGCCGGTCGTACCACTCGCCCATCGCCAGTTCGCTGTCGTCGGTGACGTTGTAGGCCCGCCCCGGCCGGCCGCGCCGCAACGCCGCCAGGCAGGCGCGGGCCAGGTCCTCGGCGTGGATGTGGTTGGTATGCACGTCGTCCTCGGGCCGCAAGAGGGGCAGGCGCCCGCCCAGGCGCTCGGTGGGCAGGCGGTCGGCGGCGTAGATGCCCGGCGCCCGCAGCAGGCTCACCGCGCAGCCGGAGTCGCGGCCGAAGCCGCGCAGCAGCCTTTCCGCCGCCTGCCGCCGCTGGCCGCGGGCGCTGGCCGCCCCCGCCGCGGCGAGCGGCCGGGTCTCCGCCACCCACGCGCCGCGGCAGTCGCCATACACGCCGCTGGTGCTGATGTAGACCAGGCGCCGTGGTAGACTCCGGCCCCGCCGCAGGGCCGCAATCAGCCTCCTGGTGCGGGGATCGCCGGCACTGGCGGCACCGGTAGCGGAGGGCGGCGCGCTGTGCAGCACCGCGTCGGCCAGCCCGGCCAGACGACGCAGCGTGGCGGGTCGATCGAGATCGCCCTGCAACTGGGTCACCCCCTGGGCGGCCAGGGCCGGGTCCCATTCCCGCACCAGCGCATACAGGCGCCACTGTCCGCGCAGGCGGGGCAATGCCCGGCGCACCACGTCGCCACAACCGACGATCAACAATCTTCTCATGACGGAATTATCTCATGGCCTACAAGATCACCCTCACGCCCAGCGGCCATAGCTTCGACGCGCCGGCCGACGAGACCCTGCTGAACGCGGCGGACCAGGCCGGCTTCAAGCTGCCCTACGGTTGCAGCGCCGGCGCCTGCGGCGCCTGCAAGGCCAAGGTGGTCGCGGGCGAGGTGGATCACGGCAGCTCTCAGGAGCACGCCCTCCCGGCCGACGAACGCGCCGCCGGCATGGCCCTGATGTGCTGCGCCAAGCCGCTGTCCGACCTGACCGTGGAAGTGCGCGAGGTGGGCGCCCTCTCCGGCATTCCGGTGAAGAAGCTGCCCTGCCGGGTGCAGAAGATGGAACGCGTCGCCCCCGACGTGATGCTGCTGCAATTGAAGCTGCCCGCGAGCGAGCCCTTGCAGTTCCTCGCCGGGCAGTATCTCGAATTCATCCGCCCCGACGGCTCCCGGCGCGCCTTCTCGATCGCCAACGCGCCGCACCGGAACGAATTCGTCGAACTCCATGTCCGCCTCGTCGCCGGCGGCGAATTCACCACCCAGGTGTTCGAGACCATGAAGGAAAAGGACATCCTGCGCATCGAGGCGCCGCTGGGCTCCTTCTTCCTGCGCGAGGACTCGGCCAGGCCCATCATCCTGCTGGCCGGCGGCACCGGCTTCGCCCCGATCAAGGGCCTGGTCGAACACAGCCTGCACAAGGGCTACACCCGCCCCATCCACCTCTACTGGGGCGCGCGCGACAAGGCCGGCCTTTACATGGACGCGCTGGCCCGGCGCTGGGCCGACGAGCATCCCCACATCCAATACGTCCCGGTGCTCTCCGACGCGACGGCCGACGACGCCTGGGACGGCCGCACGGGGCTGGTGCACCAGGCCGTGCTGGAGGATTTCGCCGACCTCTCCGGCCACGAGGTGTATGCCTGCGGCGCGCCGGCGATGATCGACGCCGCCCGCCAGGACTTCGCCGCCCGGGGCCTGCCCGAGGACGCATTCTTCGCCGACTCGTTCACTTTCGCCACGCACTGATACGCTCACTCCCCTTCGCCCCAAGGGGTGAGGGGTGAGCCCGTAGGTCGGGTTAGCCCACAGGGCGTAACCCGACAGACAGCCGTTGCAGACATCGATGTCGGGTTACGCTTCGCTAACCCGACCTACGTGACTCGTTCACCTTCGCGGCACACTGAGAACAGCGGACGGGGCCCCGCGTCGGCGCGGGCCGCACGCTACGCGAGCGCCTGCAGGCGCTCGATTTCGTCCCGGTACCAGCGCCGGGCGCGGGCCTCGGCGGTCTCGGCGCGGCTCCGCCGGCGCTCGCCGAGCCGCTTCTCGGCGGCATCCGCCCAGCGCAGCCGGGCTTCGATGTTTTCCCGGATGAAACCGATGACCAGGCCGTTGTGCTCGGCGGTTTCCGGGATGCGCCAGCCCTCTTCGAGGATCTGCTCGCAGGCGGCCATCACCTGGCGCGCCTCCTCCCGCGCCTGGCGGCGCACTTCCTCGATCAGGGCGAGCAGCGTGGCGTCGTCGCAGTGGTCGCCATTGAGCAGCTTGACCAGGGTTTCGTACTCGTAGACCAGCTCCGCGCCGGGCTCCGCGAACCAGGCGGCCAGCGCTCGGCGGCCGGCGGCGGTGATGCGATAGACGCTGCGCTTGCGCGCGCCCTGGTATTCCTCGGCCAGGGAAGCCAGGCCCAGCGCCGCGAGCTTCTTCGGCTCTTCGTAGATGCGGCTCTCGGCGCGCGGCCAGATGCGGCGCAGGGCCGAGAGCTGCATGTACTTGTTCAGCTCGTAGGCGGACCAGGGGCGCCGCGCCAGCAGGCCCAGCAGGGTGTAGGAGGTCGGAGTCAGGCGGGTTCGGTCGGCGGTCTTCATGGCTTGCAAAATAATCCTGTCAGGAGTATCTGTATACTCCTGTTCGGAGTATTAGTGACCTACCGGGACCACCAGCCATGAAACGCTTCCTGAAACTCGCCGCCCTGATCCTCGCGCTCATATTCACGGTCGTCGCGGCCTTCTTGTGGTGGCGGACGCTGCCGCCGCAGCCACCCAAGCACCAGCTTTTCATCAACGGCGTGGTGCTGACCATGGACGCGGCGGACCGCGTCGCCAGCGCCCTGGCGCTGGAAGGCGAGCGCATCGTCGCGGTGGGCGACAGCGCCGACCTCAAGACCCGCTACGGCAGGGACGCGGTGATCCACGATCTGGCCGGCAAGGCCCTGCTGCCGGGCTTCGTCGATGCCCACAGCCACTTCCCCGCATCCGGCCTGTCGGTGTTCGGCGTGGACCTCAACAGCCCGCCGATCGGCGACCTGACCTCCATCGCCCAGCTCCAGCAGCGGTTGCGCGCCAAGGCGGCGACGACGAAAAAAGGAGCGTGGATCTTCGGCTTCGGCTACGACGACACGCTGCTGGCGGAGAAGCGCCATCCCACTCGCCAGGAGCTGGACGCGGTCTCCACCGAGCAGCCGATCTACGTCTGGCACGTCTCCGGCCACATGGGCGTGGCCAACAGCCGGGCGCTGGCCCTGGCCGGCATCGGCCCGAACACGCCCAATCCGCCCGGCGGCGTGATCGTGCGCGACGCGCGGGGCGAGGCCACGGGCCTGGTCCAGGAAAATTCGGCGATCGAGATGCAGAAGCTGGCGATGAAGATCGGCCCGCTGGACTTCCTGCGCATGGTGCGCGCGGCATCGGCCGAATATGCGGCGCAGGGCGTCACCACGGCCCAGAGCGGGGCCGCCGCCGCCGAGACGGCGAAGGGCCTGGGCCTGGCCAGCCGCTTCGGCCTGGTACCGATGCGTCTCGAACTCTGGCCGATGTGGGATTCCCTCGGCCCCGAGCTGCGCGACGGCAAGGCCAAGGTCGCCGACTACGACACCGACCGGCTGCGCCTGGGACCGGTGAAGTTCTTCAGCGACGGCAGCATCCAGGGCTACACCGGTTTCCTCGGCCATCCCTATCACGTGCCTTACCACGGCGATGCCGAGTACCGGGGCTTCCCGACCATGGAGCAGAAGCAACTGGTGGCGGAGATCGGGCGCTATCACCGCGCCGGCATCCAGTTGGCGATCCACGCCAACGGCGACGCCGCGATCGACAACGTGCTCGACGCAATCGAGATCGCGCAGCAGGAGACGCCGCGCCCCGACATCCGCCACATCCTGGTCCATGCCCAGATGGCGCGCGCCGACCAGCTCGACCGCATGGCGCGGCTCTCGGTGACGCCGAGCTTCTTCTCCGCCCACACCTACTACTGGGGCGACCGTCACCGCGACATTTTCATCGGTCCCGAGCGCGCCGCCGACATCAGCCCCACGCGCTGGGCGAAGGATCGCGGGCTGCGCTTCAGCGTGCATCTGGACACGCCGGTGGTGCCGATGAATCCGCGCCTGCTGCTGTGGAGCACGGTCAATCGCCTGTCCAGCAGCGGCCGGGTGATCGGCCCGGCGCAGCGTCTGACGGTGATGGAGGCGCTGCGCGCGATGACCATCGACGCCGCCTGGCAGATCCATCAGGAGGACCGCATCGGCTCCCTGGAACCCGGCAAGCTGGCCGACCTGGTGGTGCTGAGCGACGACCCGCGCAAGCATCCGCAGACGATCCGCGACCTCGCGGTCGAGACGACCCTGGTCGGGGGCGTGCCGATCTACTCCCGGCAGCCCTGAGGACCGCCCTCTCGGCGCGCATCGAGCGGGAACAGGTTGGCCGCGCCAGGTCGCCGGTACAGCGTCGGCGTCATTGACCGGCGCTGCGCGGGATGACCTTGGTCGTCGGTTGGCTCACCTCGCCTTGCGGCAGGAACCAGCGGAACCACAGCAACCCGCGCCGGTGGCCCTGGGTGCTGATCCAGTTGGGATGGCCCGGGTCCTGGGCGCCGACGTAGAGTTTCCAGGAGCCGTCGGGCTCGTAGACCACCTGGGCGCCGTTGATGGTGACCCGGTCATAGGCGGCATCGTAGATGTGGAGGAAGGGGTTCCACAGGCAAAGGTTCCAGAACGCGCACTCGGGCGAACGGCCCTCGATGACCAGTACCTGATCCTCTTCCAGTTCGAAGCCCCCCATGGCGTAGGCCGCGTCGCCAGCCGCCCAGCCGACGGTCTTCCGGGGCACCGGGTAGGGCGGCTGGATCGTGTTGGGCGGCATGCGCACCGGGCAGATCATGCTTTGTTCGCGCAGCCAGGTCCTGGCGGCGCGAAAGCGCCTGGCCAGGGTGGCGGCATCGTCCTTGGCCTTGGGCGGCGGATTGATGGCCTCGATGGACCAGACGGCCCGGCGGCCCCGCACCGGATCGTTCAGATAGTCCCGGGTCAGCCCCACGACCGCGTCGGGCTCCAGCTTCAGCCAGTTGCCCGGCTGCGGATCGGGGCTCAGCCACAGTTCGAAGCCGCCGTCCGCCGCGCGCGTCATGGTGCGGTCGTTGGCGGTGCCGACGATGCGGTCGGAGTTGCGGCCGTCGTCGGGGCCGCCATAGACGGTGAACGACAGGTAGGCCGCGTCCCCCGGCCATACCTTGACCCGGTAGGTAAGGCTCGGGTCCAGCGCGACGTATTGATAGAAGGCGTCGGCATTGTCGCCGCCCCATTTGCGATAGGGGCCCACCGCGTCGACGAAGCGAGGGCGGGCGCTGTCGGCCCAGACCTGGGCATCCAGGGCCATGCCGAGCAGACTGAAGATCCAGCGGTGCCCCTCCACCAGCTCGGACTCGTCCAGGGGCGGGTCGGCCTTGAGAAGACGCGACTCGATGTTCTGCGCCTCCGCCAGCAGCTCCGCGAAGGCCTGTTGCAGTTGCTCGGACATGGGGTTCCTCCTTTTGTGGCGGTCGTTCGTGAAAACGGTCGTAGTAGAATAACAATACTACGTATCAATTCAAGACTGAGTATCAAAAATTGAGCGACAGCCCGCCGCCCCCCCGCCTTCCCTGCGGGAGAGAAACCGTCAGCGCGTGCGCGAGCAGCTGATCGAAGCCGCCGTGGCCCTGGTCAGCGCGCAAGGTTTCGCCGCCACGACCGTGGATGCCATCGCTGCCGCCGCGGGCGTCGGGCGGGCCACCTTTTTCCGCTATTTCGAATCCAAGGATGCCGCCGTGGTGGTGGGTTTCTACGAGTACCGGCTGAGCCGGCTGGTGGAAATCCTGCACGCCGCCCCCGCCAAGCTGGCGCCCTTCGATGCCGTGACGTGGGCCATCGAGCAGCTCGGCGCCGAAGCCGAACGGCAACTGCCGTTCATCGAACTCCAGGCCCGTTTGTTGGCCGCCTCTCCCAGCCTGCACGCCAAGGCCCTCGAATTCCAGGCCAGCTACGAAAACGCGATCGCCGACGCCATCACCGGCCGCTACCGCGAACTGGCCCCCAATGACCTGCGCCCCCGGTTGCTGGCCGCCGCCGTCCTGGCCATGATGCGCATCATCACCGACTACTGGAACGACGATCACCGCGACCAGAACCTCGCCCAACTGTCCCGCGCCGCATTGGAGCATCTGGGTCAGGGGTTCGGGAAGGTTCGCCCTCCTTCCCTCCCCTCCGGGGGGAGTTGATACGGTTCGCGACGCTCGGGTGTTTGGGGGAGCCTCGTAGCGGCACCGATAGGTTGCGGCTGGCGCCGCATGCCGCTTTTCCCCATCGTGGGAAATGCGGCGCGGCGGAAAAGCTCCGTCAAGGAAACACGGACTTTCTGGAGCCACCGCATTCAAAGGTTTTTTGACTGAGCGTGCAGCACGCTCAGTCATGAGCGATGGTTTCCGGTTTCCTAGAATGCGGCGACGGCGCGCGGCATTGGCGGCGTTTCCATTCACAACCCCTGGAGAGCCGCATGCCACCATCCCCCACTCCATCCGCAAGCGCATCACTGCGCCTGGCCGGCCTGCTTTACGGCATCATGGCCTACGCCGCCTTCAACATTACCGTCATGTATTGCGTCGGCTTTCTCGGCAACTTTCTGGTTCCTCTTTCCATCGACGCCGGACGCGTGCCCGATGCGCCCGGCGCGGCGCTGATCGATCTGGCCCTGCTCGCCCTGTTCGGTATTCAACATAGCGTCATGGCGCGTCCGGCATTCAAGTCCTGGATCACGCGCCATGTGGCCGCGGAGCTCGAGCGCCCCACCTACGTGATCCTGTCGAGCATGGTGCTCGCTCTGGTGATGTGGCAGTGGCGCCCGCTGCCGGCCAGCGTCTGGCAGGTCGATGCCGACTGGGCGCGGGCGGCGTTGTGGACCCTGTTCGCCGCGGGATGGGCGCTGGCGCTGGCGGCCACCTTTTTCACCAGCCATTTCGAACTGCTGGGGCTCAAGCAGTCATTCGCCTATTTCCGCGGCCGTCCGCACGCACCGGGCGCGTTCCGCGAGCAAGCGGTCTACCGTTGGGTGCGCCACCCCATCATGGTCGGTCAGATCGTGGCCTTCTGGGCGACGCCGGCGATGAGCCTCGGCCATCTGCTGTTTGCCACCGCCATGTTGGGCTACACCCTGGTCGGGCTGTATTTCGAGGAGCGCGACCTCGTCGCCGCGCATGGCAATGCCTACCGCGACTATCGACGACGCACGCCGATGTTGGTCCCCCGCAAACCGCGCAGCCGTCATTGATTTTCGACACACCCGCGCCCCACGTCGCGGTGCGGATTCACCGGGCAGAATCCGGCCCCGAGGGAATCGACGACGGCATCGCAGGCGTCGAGCAGGGTTTCCTGGGCCAGATGCGCGTAGCGCTGCGTCGTCCGCACCTGGGTGTGGCCGAGGATCTTCTGCACCTCGTACAGGCTGCGCCCGGCATTGACCAGAAAGCTGGCGAAGCTGTGGCGCAGGTCGTGTATCCGCACGTCGGCCAGCCCCGCCTTGCGGCGCGCGCTGTCCCACGAATAGAACACGGAGACGAAGGGCCGGCCGGTTTTCGGACTCGGGAACACCCAGGGACAGTCCTCCAGGCGCGGCACCGCCGCCAGAACCTGCAAGACGCCGCTCGACAGTGGCACGTGCCGGGGCTTGCCCGCCTTGGTCAGCGGAATGCGCCACTGGCGGCGCTCCAGGTCGAGATCCTCCCAGCGCAGATCGAGCACCTCGCGCCGCCGCGCCCCGGTCAGGATCAGCATCGGGACGATGAAACGCAGCATCGGATTCGGACTGCCCTCCACCGCCGCGCACAGGCGCCGCGCCTCTTCGGGCGTCAGGAAGCGTTCCTTCATCGGCGGGTCCTCGAAGAGCGCCACGCCGGCGGTCGGATTCACCGCGATGCCGGGGGTTTCCCAGCGCAGCGCCAGATTGAAGACGTAGCGCAGCATCACCAGCAGGCGGTTGGCCGAACCCTTGGCCGCGCCGACCGCGCGCCGGCCATGGTGGAGCACGGCGATGTCCGTCTTGGTGATCTCGTCCAGGTGGCGCCGGCCGAGCCGGAGCGCGACGTGGTTGCGGAACAGCGACTCGTCGCAGCCCCAGGTCTTCTTGTAGCTCTTGGCGAAGGGCAGGTAGCGCTCGTAGAAAAAGTCCCCGAGCGTCGGCGTCTGGCGCAGGTGGTCTTTTTGTTCGGAAGGGTCGTCGCCGAGCATCACCCGCCCGCGCAATTCGCTGACGCGGTACCGGGCTTGTGCCAGCGTCATCGCGCTTGCGTCCCCGATACGATACTGACGCTGTCGACCGCGATCGTTCGTATAGCGTAGATAATAGGTACGACCGCCGGACTGGCGAATTTCGAGAACCAGGCCTTTACAACCACGATCCGTGACCTCTACTTTCCCTTTGTCCGCCGGACATAACGCCCCCCTGATGAAAGCCGGGGTGAGTTGCACGATTGCCATAATAACCTCATTTGGTAACATAAATGATACATAGTGTATCTTAATGGAATCAATTGTGCATAAAGAGGTCTTTTCATTCGCCATCCAGTTGAAAGCGGCGAGATCGCTCGTCGGCTGGAGTCAGGCAGAACTGGCGGCACGCACCGGGGTCGCGCGGCCGACGATTGCGCGCATTGAGGCGCTGACCATGCAACCGCGCCTCGACACCGTGGGCAAGCTCAAGCGCGCCTTTCTCGATGCGGGACTGCAAATGCTGGACGGAGAACCTGTCGGGGGTTTTTCCCTGGTGATGACGTCGGAGGCGCTGCAGTCGATCATGGAGATGCATCGGACACGGCAGGACACCACATCCGACGGGACGACGAAAACCGGAAGAGTACCGGAAGGTTTTGGCAGTGGGGCTCGCCGTCAAAACCAAGGGAAATCATAGGGTTGATGGTGTTTTACGCCATCCAGTAGTCATATTTCGGGGCTTTTTTCCGGAACGGATTACCGGAAGAGTACCGGAAGCATCTGGAAAGCTGGTTGTTTTACCTGGAAAATATCTTATTAATCAGTTGGTTGTGATTTTGACAGATTAGTTTGCTCACTGCGGATATCGACAGCGGCACAGCTTTCACTGGCGGCTCTGGTAACGATACCTTCATCGCTGATGAAACCACGACTGCCAAGGTTAGCTTGGCTGACGTTCTGGCCGGTGGTCTTGGTACTGACTCCCTGACCATCTACAACTCCAAGGGTGTTGCTCCTCAGATGTCCGCCATCGAGAGCGTGACGCTGAATACCATCGCTGGTGACTACAATGCTTCCACGGCTACTGGCTTGACCACCTTGAACGTGATCAGCGCCGATGGAACCAACACGTTTACCGTCGGTTCTGGCGTGAGCGTTTCTTTGGCAAACACTGCTATTGCCAACACTGCCGGCACTAAAGACGATGTGGTTGTTGTCTACGATGCTAACGCCACGTCTGCAACTTTGACGCTGAATAACGTTTCCTCGGGTGGCACTAACTCCGACCTCGCTATCAAGGGCGCAAAGATTGCAACCCTGAACATCGCGACGACCGGTGCTGCCAGCACGATTGATGCGCTGCTTA
It includes:
- a CDS encoding CDP-6-deoxy-delta-3,4-glucoseen reductase, giving the protein MAYKITLTPSGHSFDAPADETLLNAADQAGFKLPYGCSAGACGACKAKVVAGEVDHGSSQEHALPADERAAGMALMCCAKPLSDLTVEVREVGALSGIPVKKLPCRVQKMERVAPDVMLLQLKLPASEPLQFLAGQYLEFIRPDGSRRAFSIANAPHRNEFVELHVRLVAGGEFTTQVFETMKEKDILRIEAPLGSFFLREDSARPIILLAGGTGFAPIKGLVEHSLHKGYTRPIHLYWGARDKAGLYMDALARRWADEHPHIQYVPVLSDATADDAWDGRTGLVHQAVLEDFADLSGHEVYACGAPAMIDAARQDFAARGLPEDAFFADSFTFATH
- a CDS encoding NAD-dependent epimerase/dehydratase family protein, whose translation is MRRLLIVGCGDVVRRALPRLRGQWRLYALVREWDPALAAQGVTQLQGDLDRPATLRRLAGLADAVLHSAPPSATGAASAGDPRTRRLIAALRRGRSLPRRLVYISTSGVYGDCRGAWVAETRPLAAAGAASARGQRRQAAERLLRGFGRDSGCAVSLLRAPGIYAADRLPTERLGGRLPLLRPEDDVHTNHIHAEDLARACLAALRRGRPGRAYNVTDDSELAMGEWYDRLCDAFGQPRLPRVSWAEAQARLPAVQLSFMAESRRLDNRRMKRELGLRLAYPTVEAGLAEITTKENR
- a CDS encoding CopD family protein gives rise to the protein MLWLKSFHIVFVVSWFAGLFYLPRIFVNLAMVPADSRAERERLLLMAGKLYRFVTPIGVLAVGLGLWLWFGFGFSGAWLHLKTLLVAGLVAYHFWCGRLLAEFRAGACARSHVWFRVFNEIPVLALIAVVILAVVKPF
- the ftsX gene encoding permease-like cell division protein FtsX translates to MKTWLAHHRHALALALRRLAQAPLNTLLSMLAIGVALALPAGGQMLLGNAAQLARNAAAQPQISLFLALDADARAVGAVEAALKAHPALRSYRYLPREQTRQRMRSAEGLGDVIDALPENPFPDAFAVLPRDDSPAAMETLAGELARLPRVEHVQLDSAWVRRLDALLRLGRGSLALLTLLLGVGLVAITFNTIRLQVLTQRAEIEVSRLLGATDAFIRRPFHWFGVLQGLAGGLLAWAMVQGAALALRGPIAELAQLYSLNFTLRLLNGWESLALLVLAAALGWLGAALSLGQFLNRATSN
- a CDS encoding cell division ATP-binding protein FtsE codes for the protein MIRFDQVGKRYPPGIDALTGISFQVEPGELAIVSGHSGAGKSTLLKLIAAIEAPTSGTVLVNGQNVGALRRSAIPYLRRNLGLVFQDQKLLFDRNAFENVMLPLTIAGFPRREAEKRVRAALDKVGLLAREKALPIALSGGEQQRLAIARAVVGRPGLLLADEPTAYLDPENARAVADIFLEFHRVGVTVLLATYDEALFLPHGARRLALDHGRMTA
- a CDS encoding class I SAM-dependent RNA methyltransferase translates to MNSSRKPHAPSAAGAKVRHVRGADAAPRAGGNTGTGDVGDFLRGWHFFAPCPRGLESLLAEDLAAAGGKQIVSAPGGVHFRGDREACYRANLESRIATRVLWRVAQGGYQDEEDVYRLAHGVPWHQLFAAERTIRVYVTAQRSPLRSLEYITLKVKDAVCDRFRAETGQRPNVDTRAPEIRIHLFLTDREATLYLDTSGEPLYLRGHKIAKVGAPLKENLAAGILRLAGWKPGIPLLDPMCGSGTFLIEAAQMSLGDAPGLSRGPGEFGFEHFLDFDAELWRRLRGEAAARRVAAPTSTGGLPIWGSDISRDAVARTCQNLAHAGLDDLVTVEQADLLQRPAPAPSGLLVTNPPYGERLGDNDELAAFYPLLGNALKQHFVGWHCWFLSADPQLAKLVRLKVTRRIPLFNGPLECRLFGIPMVQGRMEERMKERA